A genomic window from Lentibacter algarum includes:
- a CDS encoding DUF6626 family protein, translated as MSIRLLEHMRDELIATGIVQNTPEFCHSWLGRSEGYIRVLRYHNTEPSVETLSICASKLGYYAARLAASDQQNHQAWSERLANLKALCDRAIAEQSEAVWRAPERMAV; from the coding sequence ATGAGCATAAGACTATTGGAACACATGCGCGATGAGTTGATAGCAACGGGCATTGTGCAGAACACACCGGAGTTCTGCCACAGTTGGCTGGGACGCAGTGAGGGCTATATCCGCGTGCTGCGCTACCACAACACGGAACCCAGTGTAGAAACCCTGAGCATTTGTGCAAGCAAGCTTGGGTATTATGCAGCGCGATTGGCGGCAAGTGATCAGCAAAATCATCAAGCGTGGAGTGAGCGTTTGGCAAACCTTAAGGCACTTTGTGACAGGGCCATAGCTGAGCAGTCAGAGGCAGTGTGGCGTGCGCCAGAACGGATGGCGGTATAA
- a CDS encoding aldehyde dehydrogenase family protein — protein MGAATETRLFIDGEPCSASDGGNYEIFNPARPSELVGRAAAGTPDDVERAMQAAHAAFPAWAAFSYSERADMLRKVAAAITQNMEEVEARAKVFTREHGKILFETRLEISRLGERFLQCANYGERLAQDELIKAAPNDTIITRQPRGVAALVVPWNWPLAILGAKLPQALMAGNTVVVKPSANSALAPALTLQRVAEMLPPGVVNIVTGSASQIGDAIIGHRHVRYVNFTGSVDVGRHVMKVAAENITPVTLELGGNDAGIVCHDADLSGDAFQRLYRAAFMSTGQICYALKRLYVHRSRFNEVAEGLRAALNAQVIGDGLLPETTMGPMNNTKQLKVVTDMIAEARAKGQDVHELGQISDQELFETGYFQRPTLVFNADPSLSVVKHEQFGPILPILPFETEDEAIAMANDDQFGLASSIWSEDTDRAVALARRIEAGYSFINAHGPSAMDNNGPFGGFKKSGIGRNFGYEGVLQFQGYHSIAGSPGSLL, from the coding sequence ATGGGCGCAGCAACTGAAACCAGACTCTTCATCGACGGTGAGCCATGTTCTGCCTCTGATGGCGGAAACTACGAGATTTTCAATCCGGCCCGCCCGTCCGAACTGGTTGGGCGTGCAGCGGCGGGAACACCTGATGACGTTGAACGCGCCATGCAAGCCGCGCATGCCGCCTTTCCGGCCTGGGCGGCGTTTAGTTACAGCGAACGCGCCGATATGTTACGCAAAGTCGCCGCAGCCATTACGCAAAACATGGAAGAGGTCGAGGCCCGGGCCAAAGTTTTCACGCGCGAGCACGGCAAGATCCTGTTCGAAACCCGCCTCGAAATCAGCCGCCTTGGCGAACGGTTCTTGCAGTGCGCCAACTATGGCGAGCGTCTGGCGCAGGATGAACTCATCAAGGCTGCGCCAAATGACACAATCATCACCCGCCAGCCGCGCGGGGTTGCCGCCTTGGTTGTGCCTTGGAACTGGCCTCTGGCCATTCTGGGCGCAAAGCTTCCACAAGCGTTGATGGCAGGCAATACGGTTGTCGTGAAACCATCGGCCAATTCAGCATTGGCTCCCGCGCTGACCTTGCAGAGAGTCGCAGAAATGCTGCCCCCGGGTGTCGTGAATATCGTCACCGGATCAGCCAGCCAGATCGGCGATGCAATTATTGGCCATCGACATGTCCGGTATGTAAACTTCACCGGCTCCGTCGACGTTGGCCGCCATGTCATGAAAGTAGCGGCCGAGAACATCACACCGGTAACTCTTGAACTCGGCGGCAACGATGCTGGTATCGTTTGCCACGATGCCGACCTGTCGGGCGACGCGTTTCAGCGGCTTTATCGTGCGGCGTTTATGTCGACCGGTCAGATTTGTTATGCCCTGAAGCGGCTTTATGTGCACAGATCCCGCTTTAATGAAGTTGCGGAAGGCCTTCGCGCTGCGCTTAATGCGCAAGTCATAGGTGACGGATTGCTGCCGGAAACCACCATGGGCCCGATGAACAACACCAAACAACTGAAAGTGGTCACCGACATGATCGCCGAGGCGCGCGCCAAGGGACAAGATGTGCATGAGCTTGGCCAAATTTCGGATCAGGAGTTGTTTGAGACCGGATATTTCCAACGCCCCACATTGGTCTTCAATGCTGATCCGTCTCTGTCGGTGGTCAAGCACGAGCAATTTGGCCCGATTTTGCCAATCCTGCCGTTCGAGACGGAAGATGAGGCGATTGCCATGGCCAATGACGATCAATTCGGCCTCGCCTCATCCATCTGGTCCGAAGATACAGATCGCGCGGTCGCTCTCGCCCGTCGCATCGAAGCAGGTTACAGCTTTATCAATGCGCATGGGCCTTCGGCGATGGATAACAATGGCCCGTTCGGCGGTTTCAAGAAATCTGGCATCGGGCGGAATTTTGGCTATGAGGGCGTTCTTCAGTTTCAAGGCTATCACTCAATTGCTGGATCGCCCGGAAGCCTCCTCTAG
- a CDS encoding LysR substrate-binding domain-containing protein produces MRVQHIQILVAIAEQGSLRGAAKTLGKSQPALTQALRQAEDDLGVAVFTRTSRGVELTKIGERILRRARTITSEVSRLEEEVAQLRGEQVGAVTVGLSPLAAVRVMPRALTLFRKTHANIDVRLTGGLFPEALKPLREGRVDILVGPAPPTGLAREITVEPLLELPIDVVTSATSKHLAAKSLGELTDADWIMIGGPGGPGDIFRKPFIENGHTPPRPIATSESYFGALSLVENLGAVCTFPRHLLEELGQARKIASIPVRETIEPLQLALMTRAGHPLTPAADALAMCIRRRVSSM; encoded by the coding sequence ATGAGGGTTCAGCACATTCAAATCCTGGTCGCGATCGCGGAACAAGGAAGCCTTCGAGGGGCTGCCAAAACGCTGGGCAAGTCCCAGCCGGCGCTCACGCAAGCGTTGCGTCAGGCCGAGGATGATCTAGGCGTTGCTGTCTTTACCCGCACCTCGCGTGGTGTTGAATTGACCAAGATTGGAGAGCGGATTTTGCGCCGCGCGCGCACGATCACGTCAGAAGTGTCGCGGCTCGAAGAAGAAGTTGCGCAGTTGCGGGGCGAACAGGTCGGTGCAGTGACTGTTGGCTTGTCGCCGCTCGCCGCCGTGCGTGTGATGCCAAGAGCATTGACCTTGTTTCGCAAAACCCACGCGAATATCGACGTGCGGTTGACAGGCGGGTTGTTCCCCGAAGCCTTGAAGCCTCTGCGCGAAGGGCGCGTTGATATCCTTGTCGGGCCGGCACCACCGACAGGCTTGGCGCGTGAAATCACGGTTGAGCCACTGCTTGAACTTCCGATAGATGTCGTAACCTCCGCCACCTCCAAGCATTTGGCAGCCAAATCGCTTGGCGAGTTGACAGATGCCGACTGGATCATGATTGGTGGCCCCGGCGGCCCTGGCGATATCTTTCGCAAACCCTTTATTGAAAATGGCCACACGCCCCCAAGGCCGATTGCAACGTCGGAATCGTATTTTGGGGCGCTGTCTCTGGTCGAAAATCTGGGCGCGGTTTGCACCTTTCCCCGACACTTGCTGGAAGAGCTCGGACAGGCCCGGAAGATTGCTTCCATACCGGTGCGCGAGACGATTGAACCTTTGCAACTGGCGCTGATGACCCGCGCTGGCCATCCGCTGACACCTGCGGCTGATGCGCTGGCCATGTGCATTCGCCGGAGGGTCAGCTCAATGTAG
- a CDS encoding SDR family oxidoreductase, whose translation MSKLTYAVTGVASGIGAELARVLKTQGHRVIGFDLHETHVNVDRFIPLDLDDMESIAAATRQLDEPLNGLCNNAGLPPRDGLEVTILQVNFLGTRAFTQRLRDHLLPAASILNMASRAGHGWRDGIDQVKRLAQLTRRDQLEDFVRTEAITATQCYNLSKEAIILWTIAETETMVARDIRVNSLSPGGVLTGIIGDFQRAFGDKMAKNVARAGRTGTAEEIAEIAAFVLSPASNWLKGEDIAIDGGMGAFNQSDLLDLKSLCLPKEVST comes from the coding sequence ATGTCTAAACTCACCTATGCCGTAACCGGAGTGGCAAGTGGTATCGGTGCTGAACTGGCCCGTGTTCTGAAAACCCAAGGCCACCGGGTCATCGGGTTTGATCTGCATGAGACCCACGTCAACGTTGACAGGTTCATCCCTCTTGATCTGGACGACATGGAGAGCATCGCGGCTGCCACTCGCCAGTTAGATGAACCGTTGAATGGGCTGTGCAACAATGCGGGTCTGCCGCCGCGCGACGGGCTTGAGGTCACCATCTTGCAGGTGAACTTCCTTGGCACCCGTGCCTTTACCCAACGCCTAAGGGACCATTTGTTGCCCGCTGCGTCGATCCTAAATATGGCCAGCCGCGCAGGGCACGGCTGGCGCGATGGGATTGATCAGGTCAAGCGACTGGCACAGCTCACACGGCGCGACCAACTCGAAGATTTTGTTCGCACAGAAGCGATCACTGCGACCCAGTGCTATAACCTGTCGAAGGAGGCGATCATCCTTTGGACAATTGCCGAAACCGAGACGATGGTCGCGCGTGATATCCGGGTGAATTCGCTGAGCCCGGGTGGCGTATTGACAGGCATCATTGGTGATTTTCAACGCGCCTTCGGTGACAAGATGGCCAAGAACGTCGCCCGTGCAGGGCGCACGGGAACCGCCGAGGAAATCGCCGAGATCGCAGCTTTTGTCTTGTCGCCTGCCAGCAATTGGCTGAAAGGCGAGGATATCGCAATTGATGGCGGTATGGGCGCGTTTAACCAATCTGACCTACTTGATCTGAAAAGCTTATGTTTACCCAAGGAGGTTTCAACATGA
- a CDS encoding cytochrome P450/oxidoreductase — protein sequence MNARAPIPSGIPVSSVDFYSDEAIRNPYPMYEDLRALGPVVYLEKHDLYALPNYREVSEVLRQPLLYSSARGVSPLQKVNDILVGSTLNSDPPAHDRTRSITAEPLYPGALKAVEAQIQDAAEGLVDTLCQRGEFDAVTDFARFLPVTIVAELVGLPPAVDSKQMLKWASATFNLFGTENDRTKAAFDDLKDLRDFLVEYGRPEKLKDGGWAKRIFEVGPERGISFDTCAQLMRDYINPSLDTTISVSGQLIELFANNPDQWKKIRENPELIPNAIEEAVRVGAPVRGWTRYVSQDTKLAGQPLPEGSRVLVMFASANRDPAKYEDPARFDVARDVHDHMGFGQGVHMCMGMHLARLEMQILVRALRRRVERFELLDEPTVALNNSVRGYATLPVRVHLADDVLTEATRAEIEDPWLNVKVASRENVATDIIGLSLESANGTPLPAYEAGAHVDVYIRSGMIRQYSLTGDPADVSKYRLGILLDPKSRGGSAAIHTQFKQGQDIRVGKPRNNFPMQTGVAHSVLFAGGIGITPMLNMAYALEAQGASWELHYCGRTADRLAFKDELKRFGDKVQLHIDSGPKAQMLDVNAVLENPAADRHLYVCGPNGFMDFIVQAAEKNAWNSACVHLERFGAEVNTDGAPFTVVAQKSGKIFEVQPGETIAQKLEENGISVQVSCQSGVCGTCLTRVVEGMPDHRDLVQTDLEKASNARITVCCSRSKTKKLVLDL from the coding sequence ATGAATGCGCGCGCGCCAATCCCGTCCGGCATTCCGGTTTCCAGCGTTGATTTCTATTCCGATGAAGCGATCCGAAATCCTTACCCCATGTACGAAGACCTCAGGGCGCTTGGCCCGGTGGTTTATCTTGAAAAGCACGATCTCTACGCGCTGCCAAACTATCGTGAAGTCAGCGAAGTCCTGCGCCAGCCGCTACTCTACTCCAGCGCCCGGGGCGTGTCGCCCCTGCAGAAAGTCAACGACATCCTTGTCGGCTCGACCTTGAATTCAGACCCACCGGCGCATGACCGCACCCGGTCCATCACAGCCGAGCCGCTGTATCCCGGGGCGTTGAAGGCGGTTGAGGCACAGATTCAGGACGCGGCCGAAGGCCTTGTTGATACGCTGTGCCAGCGCGGCGAATTTGATGCCGTAACCGATTTCGCCCGGTTTCTGCCGGTCACAATTGTCGCCGAACTGGTCGGCCTGCCGCCCGCCGTCGATAGCAAGCAGATGCTCAAATGGGCCAGTGCGACGTTCAATCTGTTTGGAACAGAGAACGACCGCACAAAAGCGGCCTTTGACGACCTCAAGGACCTGCGCGATTTCCTGGTCGAGTATGGGCGCCCTGAAAAGCTTAAAGACGGGGGATGGGCCAAACGCATTTTCGAAGTCGGTCCGGAACGTGGCATCTCGTTTGACACCTGCGCCCAGTTGATGCGGGACTATATCAACCCATCCCTTGATACGACAATTTCTGTGTCGGGCCAGTTGATCGAACTGTTCGCAAATAACCCGGATCAATGGAAGAAAATCCGTGAAAACCCGGAGCTGATTCCGAATGCTATCGAAGAAGCGGTCCGCGTTGGTGCCCCTGTGCGAGGCTGGACGCGCTATGTCTCGCAAGACACCAAACTTGCGGGTCAGCCGCTGCCCGAAGGTAGCCGCGTTCTGGTGATGTTTGCCTCGGCCAACCGCGATCCTGCGAAATACGAGGACCCGGCGCGTTTTGATGTGGCCCGCGATGTTCACGACCACATGGGCTTTGGACAGGGCGTTCATATGTGCATGGGGATGCATTTGGCCCGCTTGGAAATGCAAATCCTGGTCCGCGCCCTGCGCAGGCGGGTTGAGCGGTTTGAACTGCTTGATGAACCAACGGTTGCTTTGAACAATTCGGTCAGAGGCTACGCCACGCTGCCGGTTCGCGTCCATTTGGCCGATGATGTGCTGACAGAAGCCACGCGTGCAGAGATCGAAGACCCTTGGCTCAACGTAAAAGTCGCCAGCAGAGAGAACGTTGCGACCGATATCATAGGGCTTTCGCTTGAAAGTGCTAACGGCACGCCGCTTCCGGCCTATGAGGCGGGCGCGCATGTCGACGTCTACATCAGGTCAGGTATGATCCGTCAGTATTCGTTGACCGGCGATCCTGCGGATGTGTCGAAATATCGCCTTGGCATCCTGCTTGATCCGAAGTCGCGTGGGGGGTCTGCGGCAATCCACACCCAGTTCAAACAAGGTCAGGACATTCGCGTTGGTAAGCCGCGCAATAACTTCCCCATGCAAACCGGTGTGGCGCACAGCGTGCTTTTTGCGGGCGGCATCGGCATCACGCCCATGCTCAACATGGCCTATGCGCTTGAAGCTCAAGGCGCGTCCTGGGAACTGCACTATTGCGGGCGCACCGCCGACAGGCTGGCCTTCAAGGACGAGTTGAAACGCTTTGGCGACAAGGTCCAGTTGCATATTGATAGCGGCCCCAAGGCGCAGATGCTGGATGTGAACGCGGTGTTGGAAAACCCCGCCGCGGATCGGCACTTATACGTCTGCGGGCCCAACGGTTTCATGGATTTCATCGTGCAGGCGGCCGAAAAAAACGCCTGGAACAGCGCCTGCGTGCATCTTGAACGGTTCGGTGCCGAGGTGAACACCGATGGCGCGCCGTTCACTGTGGTAGCGCAAAAATCCGGCAAAATCTTTGAAGTTCAGCCGGGCGAAACGATCGCGCAAAAACTGGAAGAAAACGGCATCTCCGTTCAGGTCTCTTGCCAATCCGGAGTTTGCGGCACCTGCCTGACGCGTGTCGTTGAGGGAATGCCAGACCACCGGGATCTGGTGCAGACCGATCTGGAGAAAGCTTCGAACGCGCGGATCACCGTCTGCTGTTCGCGCTCGAAAACAAAGAAACTAGTGCTCGATCTGTGA
- a CDS encoding sulfatase-like hydrolase/transferase: protein MIKAKNILFIMFDQLRWDYLSCAGHPHLHTPHIDALAAEGVRFSRAYVQSPVCGASRMSFYTGRYVHSHGATWNRVPLKVGERTMGDHLRSTGMDCWLVGKTHMKADYEGMALLGIDRESEIGMRVEQCGFDVWERDDGMRPEGPDGLYDENGTERYNAYLREKGYRSANPWHDFANSGRDDADPEEMASGWFLKNARKAAVVENDDSETPYMTSRAIEFMEQSGNNPWCLHLSYIKPHWPYIAPAPYNDMYRPEHVIPVARHNRERDEAHPVYKAFMDGRIGKAFSRDEVREAVIPAYMGLVKQCDDQMGRLFAWLKETGRWDDTMIVLTSDHGDYMGDHWMGEKDLFHEPSVKIPLIIRDPGAQADATRGTVCEALVEGIDLAPTFLEVSGGEAKPHILEGRSLMPWLHGQTPEWRDYVVSEYDYGTNPAVAKLAENPSSARLFMIADERWKFVHAEGMRCQLFDMQSDPFEYEDLWKSPEHQSIITLMYERLAVWGRRLSQRTTRSDAQIIAERERSRTRGITLGIYDESELPLPFTQFYRGKPRPDPTD, encoded by the coding sequence GTGATTAAAGCCAAGAACATACTGTTCATCATGTTCGACCAGCTACGTTGGGATTACCTGAGCTGCGCCGGGCATCCGCATTTGCACACGCCTCATATAGATGCGCTTGCAGCCGAAGGCGTGCGGTTCTCCCGTGCCTATGTCCAGTCACCGGTGTGCGGCGCTTCGCGCATGTCGTTTTATACCGGCCGCTATGTGCATTCGCATGGCGCGACCTGGAACCGAGTGCCCCTGAAAGTTGGTGAACGGACCATGGGTGACCATCTGCGCAGCACCGGCATGGACTGTTGGCTGGTGGGCAAAACCCACATGAAAGCGGACTACGAAGGTATGGCCCTTCTTGGTATTGACCGCGAAAGCGAGATCGGGATGCGGGTGGAGCAATGTGGCTTTGACGTCTGGGAGCGCGATGACGGGATGCGGCCCGAGGGGCCGGATGGCCTTTATGACGAAAACGGGACCGAGCGATACAATGCGTATCTGAGAGAAAAAGGCTACCGTTCTGCCAACCCCTGGCATGACTTTGCCAATTCCGGGCGCGACGATGCAGATCCAGAAGAAATGGCCTCGGGCTGGTTTCTGAAAAACGCGCGCAAGGCGGCAGTTGTCGAGAACGACGATTCCGAAACACCCTATATGACTAGTCGCGCCATCGAGTTCATGGAGCAGTCGGGCAACAATCCGTGGTGCCTGCACCTGAGCTACATCAAACCTCATTGGCCCTATATCGCCCCGGCGCCTTACAACGACATGTATCGACCGGAACACGTGATCCCGGTGGCGCGCCATAACCGTGAAAGGGACGAGGCGCATCCTGTTTACAAGGCCTTCATGGACGGGCGCATTGGTAAGGCATTTTCCCGCGACGAGGTGCGCGAGGCCGTGATCCCCGCCTACATGGGTCTGGTCAAGCAGTGTGATGATCAGATGGGGCGGCTTTTTGCCTGGCTCAAGGAAACTGGGCGGTGGGACGACACAATGATCGTGCTGACCTCGGATCATGGCGACTATATGGGCGATCACTGGATGGGCGAAAAAGACTTGTTTCATGAGCCTTCCGTGAAAATCCCGCTGATCATCCGCGACCCCGGCGCGCAGGCGGATGCGACACGGGGCACCGTGTGTGAGGCATTGGTCGAAGGCATCGATCTTGCCCCGACGTTCCTTGAGGTTTCGGGTGGCGAGGCAAAGCCGCATATCCTTGAAGGGCGCTCCCTGATGCCCTGGTTGCACGGACAAACACCGGAATGGCGCGACTATGTTGTCAGCGAATACGACTATGGGACCAACCCTGCTGTGGCGAAACTGGCCGAAAATCCGTCGTCCGCAAGGCTTTTCATGATCGCAGACGAACGATGGAAATTCGTCCATGCCGAAGGGATGCGCTGCCAGCTGTTTGATATGCAAAGCGACCCTTTTGAATATGAAGATCTGTGGAAAAGTCCCGAACATCAGAGCATCATCACGCTGATGTATGAGCGGCTTGCGGTCTGGGGGCGGCGTTTGTCGCAGCGCACCACAAGAAGTGATGCACAAATCATCGCTGAACGCGAACGCTCACGAACACGCGGCATCACTTTGGGGATCTATGATGAAAGCGAACTTCCCCTGCCGTTCACCCAGTTTTATCGCGGCAAACCACGCCCGGACCCAACCGATTGA
- the dctP gene encoding TRAP transporter substrate-binding protein DctP: MNFKVTAGALALALSTAISTPAQAAERLIFNCFFPPKHYVCTEFMPELKNRIETATEGRVKVNTPPKSLSAPPDQYDGVVGGVMDGALQFNAFIANQVPGIQFSLLPFVGSTHSEVAGPALWETYQKFFADKNEYGEAKLISVYASSGNELYSLTDEPIMTATDIGSRKMWGLPGVVANTLKGTGSSVVAGPAVQMLEIISKGVVDGYAGVPWGSVQAFKLGDYTKSATELERKLFQPTFSFVVSNAKWDKISAEDQVAIMTVMGADYAKWAGAFQDKVNTQARANMMEAGVAVHPGSKELENELRALGQPMIDAWIAKADEMGVDGQEIIDFYLARIAEGEAALSN; the protein is encoded by the coding sequence ATGAACTTCAAAGTCACAGCAGGCGCACTGGCGCTGGCGCTTTCAACAGCCATTTCGACGCCGGCACAGGCTGCCGAGCGGCTCATTTTCAACTGCTTCTTTCCACCCAAGCACTATGTGTGCACTGAGTTCATGCCAGAGCTGAAGAACCGGATTGAAACCGCGACGGAAGGGCGTGTCAAAGTCAACACCCCGCCGAAATCCCTGTCGGCCCCGCCTGATCAGTATGACGGCGTTGTCGGCGGCGTTATGGACGGTGCTTTGCAATTCAACGCCTTTATCGCCAACCAGGTTCCGGGCATCCAATTCAGCCTTTTGCCCTTCGTCGGCTCGACCCATTCCGAAGTCGCCGGTCCGGCCCTTTGGGAAACCTACCAGAAGTTTTTTGCTGACAAGAACGAGTATGGTGAGGCCAAGTTGATTTCGGTCTACGCCTCAAGCGGTAATGAACTCTATTCGCTGACAGATGAGCCTATCATGACGGCAACCGACATTGGAAGTCGCAAAATGTGGGGCCTGCCCGGCGTTGTTGCGAACACATTGAAGGGAACCGGCTCTTCCGTGGTCGCGGGGCCAGCGGTTCAGATGCTTGAGATTATCTCGAAAGGCGTTGTCGATGGCTATGCTGGCGTCCCCTGGGGCTCAGTTCAGGCGTTCAAACTGGGTGACTACACAAAATCGGCCACTGAATTGGAGCGCAAACTGTTCCAGCCGACATTCTCATTTGTTGTCTCGAATGCAAAGTGGGACAAAATTTCGGCAGAAGATCAGGTCGCAATCATGACCGTCATGGGTGCCGATTACGCAAAATGGGCTGGTGCGTTTCAGGACAAGGTCAATACGCAAGCACGCGCGAACATGATGGAGGCGGGTGTGGCCGTGCACCCAGGCTCTAAGGAACTGGAGAATGAACTGCGCGCGCTCGGCCAGCCGATGATCGACGCCTGGATTGCCAAAGCTGACGAGATGGGTGTCGATGGGCAAGAGATCATTGATTTCTACCTTGCGCGCATCGCCGAAGGCGAAGCTGCCCTGTCCAATTAA
- a CDS encoding TRAP transporter small permease, translated as MERVFRSLEWIMAVLAGIALFIMMVLTFVDVIGRYGFNKSIFGTAEIIEYLMVCVIFAGIAFVTAGDQHIKVEIFEPWIKRKVPNLQRWCVHLFSLFVYAFVTWELIHHALDSFGSGKRTAVLDGPQWLMPGAAALFSVVGVALFVFALLLTRGWPGRLGRLQHFEADPEKSEHLEL; from the coding sequence ATGGAACGCGTCTTCCGAAGTCTTGAGTGGATCATGGCCGTGCTGGCCGGGATCGCCCTGTTCATTATGATGGTGTTGACGTTCGTCGATGTCATCGGGCGCTACGGTTTCAACAAGTCGATATTTGGCACTGCAGAGATCATCGAATACCTGATGGTCTGTGTCATCTTCGCCGGAATTGCGTTTGTCACAGCGGGTGATCAACATATCAAGGTTGAGATTTTTGAACCGTGGATCAAACGAAAGGTGCCCAACCTGCAACGTTGGTGCGTGCACCTGTTCTCGCTCTTTGTGTATGCCTTTGTAACCTGGGAATTGATCCACCATGCGCTGGACAGCTTTGGAAGCGGGAAGCGCACGGCGGTTCTGGATGGACCCCAGTGGCTGATGCCGGGCGCCGCGGCGCTGTTTTCCGTTGTCGGTGTCGCTTTGTTCGTGTTTGCGCTTCTGCTGACCAGAGGCTGGCCCGGGCGGCTTGGGCGGCTGCAACACTTTGAGGCCGATCCCGAGAAATCCGAACACCTGGAGCTTTGA
- a CDS encoding TRAP transporter large permease, whose translation MELALFGFACLLFLSFIGFPLSFSTLFVGFIGFAYTRDWNWEGAMTMLGQQVMETGANYGLSVIPLFILMGSFIHRSNISEDLFRAAYAFIGYRKGGLAQATVLACAGFSAVSGSSLATAATMTKVAMPHMRKYGYADSLSAGVVAAGGTLGIMIPPSVPLIIYGLVAEEDIGKLFIAGTIPGLLLVLLFLAAVRVSVWRKPSLGQPGKKLERAERFAAYGRVWPVLALFILVLGGIYIGAFTPTEASGIGAFGAALFAFVKGHVRSLPVLLDILIDSVKTSAILFAVIFGALVFANFVNLSGLPYDLLDMVEAMNMGPLGVVLFVCLICIVLGMIFEAVGLLLLIVPVFLPTLQLMGVDMIWFGIVMVVVVEMGLITPPIGMNAFTVRAVMPDIKLGDIFKGVTAFVIADVVALVLIIAFPVIAVGLVTLLR comes from the coding sequence ATGGAACTCGCCCTCTTCGGTTTTGCCTGTCTGCTCTTCTTGAGTTTCATCGGCTTTCCGCTTTCTTTCTCGACGCTTTTCGTCGGGTTCATCGGTTTTGCCTATACCCGTGACTGGAACTGGGAAGGGGCCATGACCATGTTGGGCCAGCAGGTCATGGAAACCGGCGCCAACTATGGCCTCTCGGTCATTCCCCTGTTCATCCTGATGGGCAGTTTCATCCACCGGTCCAACATATCCGAGGATCTGTTTCGCGCCGCCTATGCCTTTATCGGCTACCGGAAAGGCGGCCTTGCCCAGGCGACCGTTCTGGCCTGCGCGGGTTTTTCCGCCGTCTCTGGCTCCTCCCTGGCCACCGCCGCAACGATGACCAAGGTCGCCATGCCGCATATGCGCAAATATGGCTATGCGGATTCACTCAGCGCCGGGGTGGTCGCCGCGGGCGGCACTCTGGGGATCATGATCCCGCCCTCCGTGCCGCTGATCATCTACGGGCTGGTGGCCGAAGAAGATATCGGCAAGCTGTTCATCGCCGGCACGATCCCCGGCCTGCTTCTGGTCCTGCTTTTCCTTGCCGCCGTGCGCGTTTCGGTCTGGCGCAAGCCCTCGCTTGGCCAACCAGGAAAAAAGCTTGAACGGGCGGAGCGGTTTGCGGCCTATGGTCGGGTCTGGCCGGTTCTGGCGCTGTTCATACTGGTGCTGGGCGGCATCTATATCGGGGCGTTCACCCCGACGGAGGCGTCGGGCATCGGTGCTTTCGGTGCCGCGCTCTTCGCCTTCGTCAAGGGCCATGTCCGCAGCCTTCCGGTGCTGCTGGATATTCTGATCGACAGCGTGAAAACCTCTGCCATCCTGTTTGCCGTTATCTTTGGCGCGCTGGTTTTTGCCAACTTCGTCAACCTGTCCGGCCTGCCTTATGATCTTCTGGACATGGTGGAGGCGATGAACATGGGGCCGCTTGGCGTGGTTCTGTTCGTCTGCCTGATCTGCATTGTTCTGGGCATGATCTTCGAGGCTGTCGGGTTGCTCTTGCTGATTGTGCCGGTGTTCCTGCCGACCCTGCAATTGATGGGCGTCGACATGATCTGGTTTGGTATCGTCATGGTCGTTGTCGTGGAAATGGGCCTGATCACGCCGCCGATCGGGATGAACGCCTTCACCGTGCGGGCGGTCATGCCGGACATCAAGCTTGGCGATATCTTCAAGGGCGTGACGGCGTTCGTGATTGCCGATGTGGTGGCCCTGGTTTTGATCATTGCCTTCCCGGTAATTGCCGTGGGCCTTGTGACGCTGTTGCGATAG